GTGCCGCTAGATCGTCTTAGAGAAGATATGCAGGATATCGCTGGCCTTCGAATGATGTGCCAATTTGTTGATGAAATTAAACCTGTTGTAGAATATCTTCGAAAACGAAATGACTTTGAAATTGTGGAAGAACGAGATTATGTTACACAAAAGAAAGAGAGTGGATATCGTTCTTACCATGTTGTCATTAGTTATCCTGTTCAAACGATACAAGGAGAACAAAAAGTATTAGTTGAAATTCAAATTCGTACGTTAGCAATGAATTTTTGGGCAACAATTGAGCATTCTTTAAATTACAAATATAGTGGACGTTTTCCAGAAGATATTAAAATTCGTTTGCAACGTGCCGCGGAAGCAGCATTTTTATTAGATGAAGAAATGTCTTCGATTCGTCTTGAAATTCAAGAAGCACAAAAGATTTTTTCGCGAAAACAAGAAGCGAAAGACTCTGAATCATAAATTAAAGGGTGTTGGGCGATGAAATTTACAATTATGTCAAAGGGAGATCAATCATCAAATGCACTTGCAAGTACGATGAAAGAGTATTTGCTAGATTTTGGATTTATAATGGATGAAAAGGAACCCGATATTGTAATTTCTGTTGGGGGAGATGGAACACTATTATATGCGTTTCATCGTTACTATAATCGATTAGATAAAACAGCATTTGTTGGTGTACATACAGGTCATTTAGGTTTCTATGCAGATTGGTTACCGACGGAAGTAGAAAAGTTAGTGATTGCAATCGCCAAAACACCATTCCAAGTGGTGGAATACCCACTTTTAGAAGTTATTATTCGCTATGTGAATGGTAGTAAAGAATCACAGTATTTGGCAATGAATGAAGCGACTGTAAAAAGTGCGGAAGGTACATTAGTAACAGAAGTGGAAATACGCGGGGAGTATTTTGAAACGTTTCGCGGAGATGGTCTTTGCATTTCTACTCCTTCAGGAAGTACTGCGTATAATAAGGCGCTTGGTGGAGCGATTATTCACCCTTCTATTGAGGCGATTCAAATTGCAGAAATGGCGTCAATTAATAACCGTGTGTTTCGTACAGTAGGTTCTCCTCTCGTATTGCCGAAGCACCATACATGTGTTTTAAAGCCAGCTGCAGGAATGAACTTGCAAATTACAGTGGATCATTTAACGATGGTTCATCAAGATGTGAAATCAATCCAGTATCGCGTTGCAAACGAGAAAGTACGATTTGTTCGTTTTCGTCCGTTCCCATTTTGGAAACGGGTCCGTGACTCGTTTGTTGCTGATAAATAGAGAGGGTTTATATATTTGAACAGATTTACATTGAAATGGGATATAAAAGAAGTAGAAGAGGGAATCTTAGTTCGAGAGTTTTTGAAAACGAAGGGGATTTCTAAAGCTGCTTTAACTGATATAAAATTTCATGGCGGAGCTATTGAAGTAAACGGTGAACATGCGAGTGTGCGTCACATGTTACAAACTGGAGAAGAACTGAAAGTCTTTTTTCCGGTAGAAGCAAGAAGTGAAGGAATGGAAGCGGAGAATATCCCGTTATGTATCGTATATGAAGATGATGCGGTTCTCGTGATGAATAAAGAAGCATATATGTCAACGATTCCGTCTAGGGAGCATCCTTCAGGAAGTGTTGCAAATGCACTTTTATATCATTATGATAAACAAAATCTGGCGAGTACAGTACATATTGTAACGAGATTAGATCGTGATACTTCAGGGCTTATGTTAATTGCAAAAAATCGTTTCGTTCATCATCTTTTATCAAGGCAGCATCAACAAAAACAAGTGAAGCGAACGTATGAGGCAATCGTTCATGGAGAGCTTTCAGACGAGGCGGGAACGATCGATGCGCCAATCGGCAGAAAAGCCGATAGTATTATTGAGCGAACGGTCTGTGAAGAAGGACAAAGGGCGGTTACTCACTTTCGGGTAATCGAGAGTTCGTCTAATCAGACGCTTGTTGCACTTGAGCTTGAGACGGGCAGGACACATCAAATACGTGTACATATGGCACATATAGGTCATCCGTTACTTGGAGATGATTTATACGGCGGACAAAGAGATGTGATAAAACGCCAAGCGCTTCATAGTACGTCCTTGACGTTTTATCATCCTATTTTAGAAAAGGAAATGTCTTTTTTTGCTAGTATTCCAAGTGATATGCAAGAAGTTTTACGTGAAGATTAAAAGGGATCAAAATTCTTAGCTTATTAAGAATTTTGATCCCTTTTTTCTTAGCGGAATAATATTAAAATTTGATTTGTATTTGTGCGTCTTATAACGAAGAAACCGTTTTCTGCTTTTGTAGCGATGCCCTCATCATTAGGGCGACAATATCCATGAGCCTCGCAAGTGCCATCATCACGCACTAACATTTGTCCGATTAATCCGACAGGTAGCCATTCTGTACGCTCTCTTCTCGATATATATTTGCAAGACGGATTCCATTCAGTATTTAAAAGCGGTTGTGTTTCGTTCGTATATGGGTCTGAAATATATTGACGTTTTCCCCAAGCATCTGTTTTATAGCGCTTTTGCCAACTTAAAGTGGCGCTATTTCCGATGATGGCGGGTGTAGCACTAGAAACTCCTAATATAAATGAATCGCTTGCGTTAGCTTTACGGATTTTTTCTTCTGTACTAAAAGTAACAAAGTAACCGACATCAATCTGTTTTTTGTCTGCGGTTTCGAACATTTGTGCATAGTCAGTACCGCTTGCGTTATAAGAAGCACCTTCAATATACATTTCTCCGTTATGGGCAAGCCATTTCGCACCTATACTAGGCGCGGATTCATTTGTACCATTCGCAATAAACCATGAATAAGCCTCTTCAGCATTCCCGAATCGCCCCATAATGTGGCTCCCCGCAAAATTAGCTGTTGATGTATGGATTCCTTCTGCATGTGAGGAAAAACCGTTTGCGATAGTTGCAGTTCCTTCCGCATGTGCTGCTTCGCCTAGGGCAATCGTATGTTTTCCTTCGGCATGAGAATAAGCCCCGCTTGCTGTCGTTTCACTACCTTCACTATGCGCACTATGTCCAGTAGCTTTTGTTTGTGAGCCTTCTGCGTGTGCAAATGCACCTTGAGCATGAGTAAGAAGCCCTTCCGCATGTGCTGCTATTCCGTCTGCCTTAGATTGAAGTCCTTCTTCATATGCATGTCTTGCTCCCTTTTTCATCTTCTTATTTGTAGGAGTAGGGATAGGAGCGGAGACAGGAGTAGGTGCAAGAGCAGGTGCTTCTGTTTCGCCTTTATTAGTAGAGGTTAATGCTTCTTTCATCTTTTTTACTTGGTTTATAATCGTAGCAGGAATTTCTGGTTGAACTTTTTCCTTTTCCTTTACCGTTACTGGAATGCTTTCTTCTATATTTTCCTGTGTACTTTCTGACTCCGGTATATGTTCATCGTTATTGGAAAGAAGATTCTTTTTCTGTTGTAATTTTCTTTTTTTGCTAGCTATCATTCGCTGCATAATATTATCCTCTAACGATACATATTTTTGTTTGCTTTTATGGTTTTTAGTTGTTTCATGCTCTTCTTTTGTTGCTTCTATAGCGGCAGCGCGTATGCTACACCAATTGTTAATTCCATACATGGGTTGATATAAGGGTAGGAATTTTCTTTTTTGTTTAGAAGATTTTCTCTTCATTCCGTCACCTCCTGCGACAGTATATGCCGCACGATTAAAAAAAGATGCATTTTGTCGCATCTTTTTTTAATCGGTTTATTTAGTTTTAATGAGTAAAATGCCAAGAAATAGCCATTTTTTCCTGCTATTCATAAATTGTATTTTCTATCATTAAGAAGAAAGTTATGAAATTGGGCGGAATTTTTCAAGGACAAGAGGTAGAGAAGAAGGGACAGAAATCGTCTCCATTTCAGGATAACGTAGTCCAGTAAGTTTGCCACCAAATACAGCACCAGTATCAATATTGACCGTATGATTCACAAAGCGAGGTTCATTTACAGGTGTATGTCCATATACAATCCAAGCTTCTCCTTTATAATATTGAGCCCAATCTCTGCGGACAGGAGAGCCGTCGGGATGCTTTTCGCCTGTAATATCACCATATAATACAAATGTTTGTACTTTTTTATCATCTCTTCCTATGTAATCTTGCCGGATGCCAGCGTGGCATACAATTAGTTTCTTTTCATCTAGCACATGATAAAGTGGGGACTGTTCGTAAAGCGCAATGAATTTTTCTTTTATTCTTTTCTGCTCATGAGAAGACAATGCCTCATATTCGGCAACAGTCGTTTCGAGCCCGTGGGCGATTGTGACATTACGTCCGAGGAAAAATCGAAACAGTTTATTGCAGTGATTTCCAGGGGCATAGTAAGCCATTTTTTTATTGATAACAAGTTCCCATACAATTTCGATCATACGTAATGATTCAGGGCCACGATCAGTAATATCACCAACAAAGGCAAGTTGTCGTTTTTCGTTATGAATAGGGAGGCCGCTATCCCACTTATAGCCTAGTTTCGTTGTTAAATCTTGAAACTCTTCAAAGCATCCGTGAATATCACCGATAATGTCGTATTTCATCTCTTTAACCTCCAGCTCATTTTTTCATTAGTATATCTAAAATGGACATGGAAAAAAACATACCGGGCTTGATATGGTTTATTCGAACATAAATGTTTTCGTCCGAGATCGTACGTTTAAGATAAATCCAATGGCAATCATATATGTGAGTAACGAGCTACCCCCATAGCTCATAAGGGGTAATGTTATTCCGGTAATGGGAAGTAATCCGATTGTCATCCCTATGTTTTGGAAGACTTGGAAAGTGAACATGCCAATCGTTCCAGCGCAAAGATAACTACCAAATGGTTCGTTGCTTTCTAAAGCAATATGAATCATTCGGTAAATAAGTAGGAAAAAAAGTGAAATAATAACACTCGCTCCTAAAAATCCAAATTGCTCCGCTACATTTGTGAAAATAAAATCGGTATGGGGCTCTGGAAAGTATACTTGTCCATTTTCCCATCCTTTTCCTTGCATTTCTCCTGATCCAGTAGCTAGGAAAGCTTGTCTTAATTGGTATCCTTGTGTGTCATATTCGTAAGGTGCTAACCAACCGTAGAAGCGATTTAATTGATATTCTTTTAGAATATGCCCTTTAAAGAACGTTGTATGTGCAAAATAAATATAAGTTAGCATAGAGCCGATGACGACAACGAGAGAAGTTAGCCCGAAAATAAAGTGCCAACGTATGCCTGAAACTAAAATCATTGCTGCAAGCATCGCTGAAATAACCATTGTATTCCCTAAGTCTGGTTCTTTCGCAATAAGAAGTAATGGTGGTAAACTGGTACCAAATATTTTCCCGAGTAAAAGCAAGTCTTCACGCGGCGAGCGAAAATGATATTTTTCATTGTGATTTACAATAATTCGCCCAACGACAATAATTAAAAATAATTTCATGATCTCAGAAGGTTGGAAGTTGCCGATACCTGGTAATCGGTACCAAGCGGTAGCACCTTTAATCGTTATAGCTCCTGGGATTTTGAGTTCCAGTCCAATGAGAAGTAACATTGCAAATCCATATAAATACCATGCGATTTGTTTATAACGATCAAAGTCAATAATCATAATGGCGATGATTGCTATCGTTCCAATGATGTACCATTGAATTTGTTTCAGTACAAAATTTACTTTTTGTAAAAGCGGTGGTAAAGATGGCTGTGCGCTTGCAATAGCAAGACAACTAACAGTCCCAATTGTAAGTAAAATCAGTATCAATATGTAATCTATTCGATATTGAGAATTTTTGTCTTTCACCGTACGTAGTCCTTTCTATTCTCTTCGTGTAATAAAAATAAGACGCTATTATCATAGTAACGGATTTTAAGTTGTTTCGTTTATTATCTCGCTACTTGCGGGCAGTAATACTTTCTACCTCAAAATTCGGTGAAAGCAAAGAAGTTAGGTGGAAGATACACAGCCTGTAACAGCCTTCACTATATAGGGTTATGTCAGATAACAAACTGGAAAGAATTTTGCTAGACAAAAGCAAGGTTGAAATTGCTTCAACCTTGCTAGTGAGGAGAATGAATCTGTAATTCATTCTGAATGGATTGAAGACAATAAAGCAGTCGAGGTTGTGCATCTTCTGGTGCTAAGTCTGGATTAGCCTTGTAGTATTGAAGTGATCCGGTAATCCACTGTAAGGCACAACGTATTCCAGAGAGATAATCTTCACGATTTTGTAAAAAGCCATACTTTCGTGAAGTAAGGATAAGATGAGTAAAATCTTCTATTCCTTCTAACAATTTTTGCTGAAATTGCTGACCACTGTGATAACGAAAACTGCTGAGTGGTTCAGCAATATATACTGCTTTTCCTTTTGATAGTAAATGGACCCATGAGGCCATATCAATGGAACAGTTATATTTTCTAGTATTTAACGTGCCGAATTTTTCAGTTAAGAATAATTTATTAAATAATACAGTTGTAGGCTCTCCAATTATGTTATTGCTTGTTGTTAACATCGTATTTCCGATTTGTATGCCCTCGATTATTGTATCTATTTGAAAAAGTTGAACTGGGAGAGGAATATCTATTTTTTCTTTTATGGTGATTCCTTCTTCATTGATTAGCTCCCGATAGGAAGTAACAAGTACAATTTCATTTTTTGTATCTTGTTGAAAATAGGCCATCATTTTTTCTATTTTTTCATGATGAAAGAGATCATCATCCATTAAATAATTTACGTATACACCATTTGCTCTTTCTAATAACATAAGACCATTATGAAACTGCCCTAATGTTGAGGGGTTTCGGATGTAGGTGATTTGCTCGTAGTTTGGTAAGTATTGTGTACGTAATAATGTTTCTGTTTCATCGTTTGTACTATCATCCCCGATAAGGATTTCTATGTTTGGATATGTTTGGGCGAGAGCACTCTCTAATGCGATTTGAAAATAATGTGGACGATTGAAAGTTGGGATTAAAATGGAAACAAGCGGCGTGTGTGTTGATGTATTCATAAAGGTGAAATATCCTTTTTGTTGTTTTTCTTCCGAAGTATCATTATATCTTGATAGCTTGTAAATGTTGTTCGTCCACACCAAGAGCCGAAATGAATAGGTTCTACAAAGTGTGCATTATATTTTGTAAATAAGTTACGAACCCACTCTTCAGCATATGAAACTGCAAATTCAGGCATATCTTTATTTACGACATAACAATCACCGAGGTTATGGCGAAAAGAGAGTGTACTTAGTCCAGCATTGAGATAGTATATCGATTCTGGATTGATAAGGAAAAAAGTGACGAAGCATCGCCCATTGTTTTTCATAACACGTAAAACTTCAGAAAAATAATGTTCCAATTCCTCTGGAAGTAAATGAGTAAATACAGAAGTTAAAAAGACAAAATCGAATGTTTCATCTTCATATGGAAAACGGAATTGCGATGCTGATATTGTTCCTTTTGGATTATAAAACTGATTGTGTACATTCACATGTTGGAAATGAAAGTTATTATATTTTGGAGAAATATGAGTTTGACACCAGGAGATGCCTTGCTGAAAAATATCAAATCCATGATAACTACCTTGTTTATTTAAGTAAGTTGTTAATGGAACAGCTATTCTACCAACGCCGCACCCGACATCTAATACATGTTCATCGCGTTTTAAATTCCCAATTTCAATGAAGTGACGAAGAAATTCTTCGCCAACTTCACAGAAATTTCCCCCTACATATTGAACCAGCTCAGGAGGTGGTAGCAATTCTTCATTGTGATTACTTACATTTTGATCCATATATGCACTCTCCTATTATATTTTGTTTGTAAGTTAAAAAAAGTTCCCTTACCATTTAGATGAAAATGGTAGGGAAGCAATACCTTTAACAGACCAGACCGATTGGGATCTGTTGTGAATTGTGAGCATATGCCCATATAAAGGAAAAAATGTGCTTATTCTTTACGCCAATAGACACCAAATTGATCAATTATTGTAATAGGTGTTTCAATCCCTCTTTGCTTGCGAAAATCAGTTACAGCTTCTGCACATGTCGATAATGCATAATCATCAATGATAATAAAACCGCCTTTTGACACTTTGTCATATAAATTAACTAATCCATCCATTGTCGATTCATACATATCACCATCCAGGCGAGCGATGGCTATTTTTTCAACGGGTGCTGTAGGCAATGTATCTTTAAACCATCCTTTAAGGAATTGTACTTGGTCGTCAAGTAAATCATATTTTTCAAAGTTTTGTTGAACTTGTTCTAATGAAACGCGTAAATAATCAAATGTATGTAAATAGTCGCCAGAATCTTTCGGATATGCTTCAATGTTTGGGACAGGAAGTCCTTCGAAGGAATCGGCAACCCATACAGTTCGATTTGTTATATTATGAGCTTGTAAAAAACCACGCATGAAAATACAGGAACCACCGCGCCATACACCTGTTTCGATAAAATCTCCTTCTATATTTTCACGTACAACGGTTTCCATTGCATGATGAAGCTGGTTCATGCGAATGCGACCAATCATGCTATGTGCAGCTCTTGGCCAATCATTACCGCCTTTTCGTTCGTCTTTTGAAATATGAGATTTAACAATTTTTAAATGATTTGCCTCAGCATATTGTTTAATGAACAGTGGAACAGGAACGGTAATAGGATCGTAATGTAAATCGTTTGTAATATGTAATGATGCTGGTAAATATGCTTCGTACTCTAACCAAATTTCAAATAAAATTGTTTTCTTCAATAATTCAAGGTATAGCTGAACAGCTGTTTCATTTTGCATAAGAGCCCCTCCTAAGAAATTACATACAATAGTATGAGTATGAGAAAAAAACTGAATTCATGAATGAAAAGCCTATAAAAAAGGCAGTAAAACTTATAAAAGTTTTACTGCCAATAAGACAGGTTATGCTACTTTTTCAATAATAATGGATGCATTTACACCTAAAGCAAGCGATAATCCAAGTCCAGTAGCAATAACTTCAATTATAGCTGGTGTTACGATTGGTGTAATAGCTTGCACGACCATTGTTGATCCAACTGAAATAAGGCTTACGCCAGTTCCTGGAACAGGAGCGCCATTTACTTGAATTTCAAGACCACCTAACAAGCTAATTAATGAAGTGTAGACAATAACTGTAATTTTATAGAATCCAGTTTGACTAATAAAGTATGTTTGAGGAGTTAGTTGTGTAATTGCTGTACCGAATTGTGCGCCAACTGTGTTAAATCCGACTGGCGTGTTAACACCAAGGGTGATACCAAGACCAGAGTTGAAAGCATACAACCCTGCAGGAAGCCCTAAACCACTTGGTCCACTTGGTCCAGTCGGTCCAGTTGGTCCAGTCGGTCCAGTCGGTCCAGTTGGCCCAGTGCAACATGGTCCAGTCGGTCCAGTTGGTCCAGTTGGCCCAGATGGAAGAGTAAATGGCGGAATTGGTGGTAATGTAGGTCCTACAAAATTAGGGTCGAACGCACTAGCTGATAAAACCTCTTCAGGATTTAAATCATTTGAAAAATTTTCGTTTGACATAAATTCACCTCCATAAAGCTTTCATTATATAGTAGATGCAAAAGCCGAAGAAAATGACACGGACAGATGAATTATTTAAAAGAATTATATAAAGCTTGAACATTATCAATTTTTTTGGAAAGTTTTTGTGCTCTTCCACATATGATTAAGTTTGAAGAGGGTGATAACTGTGAGAGAAAAGGAGATTACAATTAGTTTATGTATGATTGTTCGAGATGAAGAACAGACGATTGGAAGATGTTTGGAATCTGTTCAGCAACTTGTAGATGAAATCATCATTGTTGATACAGGATCGATAGATCGAACGAAAGAAATTGTAGCAGACTACACATCCGATCTATATGAATTTCAGTGGATTGATGACTTTGCGGCGGCTAGAAATTTTTCATTTTCTAAGGCTACGCAAGAGTATATCTTTTGGATGGATGCTGACGATATTTTGACGGAAGAGGCACAAGAGGAATTTAAAATATTAAAACGAGAGCTAGAGGGAACGGTCGATGCGGTATCGATGCCTTATCATCTTGTTATGGATTCGAACGGAAAACCTTTATATGCTTCAAGGCGTCACCGGCTTGTGAAACGAGAAAGGCAATTTCAGTGGTTTGGCAAAGTGCATGAATATTTAGCTGTATCTGGAGAGATTTTCAAGAGTGACGTGGCGATTACGCATAGAAAAGAAAAGAAGCCGACGGATCGGAACTTCAAAATTTTTCAAAATATAATGAAGAACGGAGAAGAATTAACGCCAAGAGACATTTTCTATTATGCGAATGAATGTACAGATCACCAAAAGTATCGGGAAGCCATTCCCTTATACGAAATGTTTTTAGAAGGTGGGGAAGGTTGGAAGGAAGATGTCATTTATGCTTGTGGTAAGTTAGGAGATTGTTACGTCCAACTTGGAGAGTGGGAGAAGGCGATTGAAGCGTGTGTAAAGTCTTTTCTATATGATATTCCAAGAGGTGAAGTTTGTACACGACTAGGAGATATATATAGGGAGTTGCAAAGGTATAATGAAGCAATTTTTTGGTACAAATTAGCAACGGAAGTTACAGTGCCAACAGAGTCTCCTTTCCATAGTCCTGCAAGTTATACGTGGATTCCGTATTTGCAAATGTGCATATGCTATAGCCGTCTAGGAGAGCATGAAAAGGCTTATTATTATAATGAGTTAGCAGCAGCATATGTGCCCAATGATGCTGCTATTGAATACAACCGTAAATATTTTAGAAATTTGTTTCAAAAAGAATGAGAGTACGTAATTGCGCAAGTGAAAATTAGAATTAGGGTTATAGAATACATTTTGCCAAACTATAATACTATAAGCACTCATTATAATATGCGAGGGTGAGGACCTGTGTGTTAATGAGTATTATTATTTTAACTCACAATCAATTACACAAAAGAGTGTATGAATAGTGTGAGAAAATATACAAAACAAGGGAGTTACGAATGAATTGTTGTAGATCATCCATCAATTAATGGAATTGTAGAGTGGTTATAATTACAATCTGAGATACTCGTCATACAAAATCGACTCAATGCCGGGTTGCCAAGCGGATGCAGGGAATTAAGAAAGTGAAAGGCGTTGAAGAGAAGCAGGAAACAGTACGGATTGCTAAGCAAGTTGTTCTGACAACGCATATGACTCTGCATGATTTACATAACATATTTCTAGTCAATATGTTTGCTACTATTCTTCTTTAAAGTCTTGCTTACTGTGAAAATATGCAGACTGTGATAAAAGGAATTGCCCATTGATTGAAACAAGATTGTGTTTTTACTATTAATGGTAAATATTACAATCGAGTTGAACAGTGATTTTTTTATAACAGAGAAAACAACAAGGAAGACAAAAAGGGATATAGTTGAGAAGGAATGACTGTTATGCATCGCATTGTAATTTGTTATATACAAAATTCATTATGGGTAAGGAGGGAACCTCAATGAGTAAAGAAGAATCTTCTTTATATCAAGAAAAGCCTGATTTTTATTATGGTGGTGCAAATCCTGAATTAGTAAAACATATAAAAGATGAGTGGAAAGAAGTGCTTGATATTGGATGTGCTGAAGGTGGTTTAGGAGCAATAATAAAAGCAAAGGGAATACGTGTCTCTGGGATTGAAGCTTTTCCAGAAGCTGCACAAAAAGCAAGAGAAAAGCTTGATCACGTCGTTCAAGGCAATATTGAAACGATGGAGTTGCCATATAAACCAGAGCAATTTGATTGTATCATTTTTGGAGATGTACTAGAGCATTTATTTGATCCATGGGCAGTTCTGG
The DNA window shown above is from Bacillus clarus and carries:
- a CDS encoding GTP pyrophosphokinase; its protein translation is MNRNWEEFLAPYHQAVAELKVKLKGMRAQFTMLTEHSPIEFVTGRVKSVASIIDKAEKRNVPLDRLREDMQDIAGLRMMCQFVDEIKPVVEYLRKRNDFEIVEERDYVTQKKESGYRSYHVVISYPVQTIQGEQKVLVEIQIRTLAMNFWATIEHSLNYKYSGRFPEDIKIRLQRAAEAAFLLDEEMSSIRLEIQEAQKIFSRKQEAKDSES
- a CDS encoding NAD kinase, which gives rise to MKFTIMSKGDQSSNALASTMKEYLLDFGFIMDEKEPDIVISVGGDGTLLYAFHRYYNRLDKTAFVGVHTGHLGFYADWLPTEVEKLVIAIAKTPFQVVEYPLLEVIIRYVNGSKESQYLAMNEATVKSAEGTLVTEVEIRGEYFETFRGDGLCISTPSGSTAYNKALGGAIIHPSIEAIQIAEMASINNRVFRTVGSPLVLPKHHTCVLKPAAGMNLQITVDHLTMVHQDVKSIQYRVANEKVRFVRFRPFPFWKRVRDSFVADK
- a CDS encoding RluA family pseudouridine synthase; amino-acid sequence: MNRFTLKWDIKEVEEGILVREFLKTKGISKAALTDIKFHGGAIEVNGEHASVRHMLQTGEELKVFFPVEARSEGMEAENIPLCIVYEDDAVLVMNKEAYMSTIPSREHPSGSVANALLYHYDKQNLASTVHIVTRLDRDTSGLMLIAKNRFVHHLLSRQHQQKQVKRTYEAIVHGELSDEAGTIDAPIGRKADSIIERTVCEEGQRAVTHFRVIESSSNQTLVALELETGRTHQIRVHMAHIGHPLLGDDLYGGQRDVIKRQALHSTSLTFYHPILEKEMSFFASIPSDMQEVLRED
- a CDS encoding peptidase G2 autoproteolytic cleavage domain-containing protein, with protein sequence MKRKSSKQKRKFLPLYQPMYGINNWCSIRAAAIEATKEEHETTKNHKSKQKYVSLEDNIMQRMIASKKRKLQQKKNLLSNNDEHIPESESTQENIEESIPVTVKEKEKVQPEIPATIINQVKKMKEALTSTNKGETEAPALAPTPVSAPIPTPTNKKMKKGARHAYEEGLQSKADGIAAHAEGLLTHAQGAFAHAEGSQTKATGHSAHSEGSETTASGAYSHAEGKHTIALGEAAHAEGTATIANGFSSHAEGIHTSTANFAGSHIMGRFGNAEEAYSWFIANGTNESAPSIGAKWLAHNGEMYIEGASYNASGTDYAQMFETADKKQIDVGYFVTFSTEEKIRKANASDSFILGVSSATPAIIGNSATLSWQKRYKTDAWGKRQYISDPYTNETQPLLNTEWNPSCKYISRRERTEWLPVGLIGQMLVRDDGTCEAHGYCRPNDEGIATKAENGFFVIRRTNTNQILILFR
- the prpE gene encoding bis(5'-nucleosyl)-tetraphosphatase PrpE, which encodes MKYDIIGDIHGCFEEFQDLTTKLGYKWDSGLPIHNEKRQLAFVGDITDRGPESLRMIEIVWELVINKKMAYYAPGNHCNKLFRFFLGRNVTIAHGLETTVAEYEALSSHEQKRIKEKFIALYEQSPLYHVLDEKKLIVCHAGIRQDYIGRDDKKVQTFVLYGDITGEKHPDGSPVRRDWAQYYKGEAWIVYGHTPVNEPRFVNHTVNIDTGAVFGGKLTGLRYPEMETISVPSSLPLVLEKFRPIS
- a CDS encoding FtsW/RodA/SpoVE family cell cycle protein, translated to MKDKNSQYRIDYILILILLTIGTVSCLAIASAQPSLPPLLQKVNFVLKQIQWYIIGTIAIIAIMIIDFDRYKQIAWYLYGFAMLLLIGLELKIPGAITIKGATAWYRLPGIGNFQPSEIMKLFLIIVVGRIIVNHNEKYHFRSPREDLLLLGKIFGTSLPPLLLIAKEPDLGNTMVISAMLAAMILVSGIRWHFIFGLTSLVVVIGSMLTYIYFAHTTFFKGHILKEYQLNRFYGWLAPYEYDTQGYQLRQAFLATGSGEMQGKGWENGQVYFPEPHTDFIFTNVAEQFGFLGASVIISLFFLLIYRMIHIALESNEPFGSYLCAGTIGMFTFQVFQNIGMTIGLLPITGITLPLMSYGGSSLLTYMIAIGFILNVRSRTKTFMFE
- a CDS encoding glycosyltransferase family 2 protein, with the protein product MNTSTHTPLVSILIPTFNRPHYFQIALESALAQTYPNIEILIGDDSTNDETETLLRTQYLPNYEQITYIRNPSTLGQFHNGLMLLERANGVYVNYLMDDDLFHHEKIEKMMAYFQQDTKNEIVLVTSYRELINEEGITIKEKIDIPLPVQLFQIDTIIEGIQIGNTMLTTSNNIIGEPTTVLFNKLFLTEKFGTLNTRKYNCSIDMASWVHLLSKGKAVYIAEPLSSFRYHSGQQFQQKLLEGIEDFTHLILTSRKYGFLQNREDYLSGIRCALQWITGSLQYYKANPDLAPEDAQPRLLYCLQSIQNELQIHSPH
- a CDS encoding class I SAM-dependent methyltransferase, producing the protein MDQNVSNHNEELLPPPELVQYVGGNFCEVGEEFLRHFIEIGNLKRDEHVLDVGCGVGRIAVPLTTYLNKQGSYHGFDIFQQGISWCQTHISPKYNNFHFQHVNVHNQFYNPKGTISASQFRFPYEDETFDFVFLTSVFTHLLPEELEHYFSEVLRVMKNNGRCFVTFFLINPESIYYLNAGLSTLSFRHNLGDCYVVNKDMPEFAVSYAEEWVRNLFTKYNAHFVEPIHFGSWCGRTTFTSYQDIMILRKKNNKKDISPL
- a CDS encoding TylF/MycF family methyltransferase translates to MQNETAVQLYLELLKKTILFEIWLEYEAYLPASLHITNDLHYDPITVPVPLFIKQYAEANHLKIVKSHISKDERKGGNDWPRAAHSMIGRIRMNQLHHAMETVVRENIEGDFIETGVWRGGSCIFMRGFLQAHNITNRTVWVADSFEGLPVPNIEAYPKDSGDYLHTFDYLRVSLEQVQQNFEKYDLLDDQVQFLKGWFKDTLPTAPVEKIAIARLDGDMYESTMDGLVNLYDKVSKGGFIIIDDYALSTCAEAVTDFRKQRGIETPITIIDQFGVYWRKE
- a CDS encoding BclA C-terminal domain-containing protein; this translates as MSNENFSNDLNPEEVLSASAFDPNFVGPTLPPIPPFTLPSGPTGPTGPTGPCCTGPTGPTGPTGPTGPTGPSGPSGLGLPAGLYAFNSGLGITLGVNTPVGFNTVGAQFGTAITQLTPQTYFISQTGFYKITVIVYTSLISLLGGLEIQVNGAPVPGTGVSLISVGSTMVVQAITPIVTPAIIEVIATGLGLSLALGVNASIIIEKVA
- a CDS encoding glycosyltransferase; amino-acid sequence: MIVRDEEQTIGRCLESVQQLVDEIIIVDTGSIDRTKEIVADYTSDLYEFQWIDDFAAARNFSFSKATQEYIFWMDADDILTEEAQEEFKILKRELEGTVDAVSMPYHLVMDSNGKPLYASRRHRLVKRERQFQWFGKVHEYLAVSGEIFKSDVAITHRKEKKPTDRNFKIFQNIMKNGEELTPRDIFYYANECTDHQKYREAIPLYEMFLEGGEGWKEDVIYACGKLGDCYVQLGEWEKAIEACVKSFLYDIPRGEVCTRLGDIYRELQRYNEAIFWYKLATEVTVPTESPFHSPASYTWIPYLQMCICYSRLGEHEKAYYYNELAAAYVPNDAAIEYNRKYFRNLFQKE